One region of Dysidea avara chromosome 1, odDysAvar1.4, whole genome shotgun sequence genomic DNA includes:
- the LOC136268617 gene encoding arrestin domain-containing protein 17-like, giving the protein MGRILLYIDLFEKQAFCAGSTINGKVVLQLEKAKMVDKINVTFSGRAYIFVSEFEQELKKEKCSHIDSDQENLVDFTTTVWSGSNQQFLDAGRHTFPFSIEIPHSLPSSFLCENLKGCHIAYGLKATVVRPKKKDQSTEIPVSVSNIVDVGHSSFVNPQCVSSTKEKCSLFKCFSNNGHIAMAITTNHCGYCVGDSVIISADIENHTNSKVSSLQTTLMRNVMHKDHVHKKYCTILETAEDNKIWTKKMLQIPSTSPSITDCHLVKVTYELKVKLRMTNKSKLTVSLPITIGSAKEESSDDGYSEQCNLVTRYPSNDTLLSVSSTECLLD; this is encoded by the coding sequence ATGGGGAGAATATTGTTATACATCGACTTATTTGAAAAGCAGGCCTTCTGCGCGGGGTCAACCATCAATGGAAAAGTCGTTCTGCAACTAGAGAAGGCAAAGATGGTCGACAAGATCAACGTAACTTTTAGTGGAAGGGCATATATCTTTGTCTCAGAATTCGAACAGGAGTTGAAGAAAGAAAAGTGTTCTCACATAGACAGTGACCAAGAGAATCTTGTTGATTTCACTACCACAGTATGGTCTGGATCCAACCAGCAGTTTCTGGATGCTGGTAGACACACCTTTCCATTTAGCATTGAGATACCACATTCATTGCCTAGCTCCTTTCTCTGTGAGAATCTGAAAGGCTGTCACATTGCATATGGTTTGAAAGCTACTGTGGTCAGGCCCAAAAAGAAGGATCAATCAACTGAAATTCCTGTCTCCGTGTCAAACATTGTGGACGTCGGccactcttcatttgtaaaccCACAGTGTGTTTCATCTACAAAAGAAAAATGTAGCTTGTTCAAATGCTTTTCTAACAATGGACACATTGCGATGGCTATCACAACTAATCATTGCGGTTACTGTGTTGGGGATTCTGTAATCATCTCTGCAGACATAGAAAACCATACGAACAGTAAAGTCTCTTCACTGCAGACAACTCTAATGAGAAATGTCATGCACAAAGATCATGTGCACAAGAAATATTGTACAATCTTAGAAACAGCTGAGGATAACAAAATTTGGACCAAAAAGATGCTGCAGATCCCTTCAACAAGTCCCAGCATAACTGACTGTCATTTAGTGAAGGTTACTTATGAGCTTAAAGTCAAACTGAGGATGACCAACAAGTCAAAGCTTACAGTTAGTTTACCTATAACCATAGGTAGTGCTAAGGAAGAGAGTAGTGATGATGGGTACAGTGAACAGTGTAACCTTGTAACAAGGTACCCAAGCAACGATACTTTGCTATCTGTTTCATCAACTGAGTGTTTACTCGATTAA